One Prodigiosinella aquatilis DNA window includes the following coding sequences:
- a CDS encoding SgcJ/EcaC family oxidoreductase, protein MFKNTFLVLAISGVIAGSSAYAAESVQCVQTDQNTIAGLFDRWNQSLKTGNAKKVNANYAADAVLLPTLSSRARKNSAERIDYFEHFLHDKPVGHIDSRTIRVGCNEALDTGNYTFTFGDKSQAKARYTFTYGWNGKEWLITSHHSSLVPKD, encoded by the coding sequence ATGTTCAAGAATACATTTTTGGTATTGGCAATATCAGGTGTTATCGCTGGCTCATCTGCTTATGCCGCTGAGTCTGTACAATGTGTGCAAACTGATCAGAACACCATTGCCGGATTATTCGATCGCTGGAATCAGTCTTTAAAAACGGGTAATGCAAAAAAGGTCAATGCCAATTATGCCGCTGATGCGGTTCTGTTACCGACGCTGTCATCTAGAGCACGGAAGAATTCAGCGGAACGAATTGATTATTTTGAACACTTCTTACATGACAAGCCGGTAGGGCATATTGACAGCCGAACGATCAGAGTAGGGTGTAATGAGGCACTGGATACGGGGAACTATACCTTCACGTTTGGTGATAAATCACAGGCTAAGGCGCGTTACACTTTCACTTATGGTTGGAATGGTAAGGAATGGCTGATCACCAGCCACCATTCATCTCTTGTTCCGAAAGATTGA
- the tus gene encoding DNA replication terminus site-binding protein yields MSRYDLIARMNTCFTTLEYHLTEMVSLFSGFQLLAGSVFVLPDIPKGKEHDPITQITVAPLIGSTACQLGLAHFQRLFIHHHAESISSKAAIRLPGALCFSVDHQQYQQAYQLIDTINALKKELEQMITVESGLEPEQRFDFVHTHLRGLITLSVYRTITLITNPTSVRFGWANKNIIKNISRDELLEKLEKSLKAGRSMAPYSKADWSALLEQEIADVKRLPEQATLKIRRPVKVQPIARVWYQEQQKQVQHPCPSPLIVLCQQEYGDSRPTIGELNNYDVDNIQYKHKPKAKALRLLIPRLHLYTDEDVS; encoded by the coding sequence ATGTCACGCTACGATCTGATAGCTCGAATGAATACCTGTTTTACCACTTTGGAATATCATTTGACGGAAATGGTTTCTCTATTTTCTGGTTTCCAGTTACTGGCCGGGAGCGTTTTTGTTTTACCAGACATCCCAAAAGGTAAAGAACATGACCCAATAACCCAGATAACCGTAGCCCCGTTGATTGGTTCTACGGCTTGCCAACTAGGATTGGCGCATTTCCAACGCTTGTTTATCCACCATCATGCAGAATCAATTAGCAGTAAAGCTGCCATTCGCTTGCCAGGCGCGTTGTGTTTTTCTGTCGATCATCAACAATATCAGCAAGCCTATCAGCTGATTGACACCATCAATGCGCTTAAAAAAGAGCTGGAACAGATGATTACCGTTGAATCCGGGCTGGAGCCGGAACAACGCTTTGATTTCGTGCATACCCACTTACGAGGGTTAATCACATTAAGCGTTTATCGAACCATTACGCTGATTACCAACCCCACCTCTGTACGTTTTGGCTGGGCCAACAAAAATATTATCAAGAACATCAGCCGAGATGAACTACTGGAAAAATTAGAAAAAAGCCTAAAAGCTGGCCGTAGTATGGCCCCTTATAGCAAAGCAGACTGGTCAGCGTTACTGGAACAGGAAATAGCGGATGTTAAACGCCTGCCAGAACAAGCGACACTGAAAATAAGACGACCAGTAAAGGTTCAGCCTATCGCCAGAGTCTGGTATCAGGAGCAACAAAAGCAGGTACAACATCCCTGTCCATCGCCATTGATTGTGCTTTGTCAACAAGAGTACGGCGACTCAAGACCAACGATCGGAGAATTAAACAATTACGATGTAGATAACATTCAGTACAAACACAAACCCAAGGCAAAAGCGCTGCGTCTACTTATCCCCCGCCTGCACCTGTATACAGATGAAGATGTATCATAA
- the manA gene encoding mannose-6-phosphate isomerase: MQRMLNRIQHYAWGSKCALTEKYGIDNPDNLPMAELWMGAHPKSSSCLADEQGQQHNLRDVIAQDLTGHLGAAVAQRFGELPFLFKVLCAAQPLSIQVHPSKTASELGFSRENAAGIPLDAAERNYKDANHKPELVFALTPFLAINGFRDLSEIATLLQPVASAHPAITTFLDQPDNKNLSMLFASLLSMDGEQKENAIDVLKRVLKNRNDGPWAAIHYIIQFYPDDSGLFSPLLLNVVTLQPGEAMFLFAETPHAYLQGVALEVMANSDNVLRAGLTPKYIDIPELLANVKFEPKPADKLLTVPIKHGNELDFPVPVDDFAFSLHYLADEAHALIQDSAAIVFCMDGEAVLEKDRQQVVLQPGESCFIPAYESPVQVRGQGCIARVYNKSLTA; encoded by the coding sequence ATGCAAAGAATGCTTAATCGCATCCAACACTATGCATGGGGCAGTAAATGTGCATTAACAGAGAAATATGGAATTGATAACCCTGATAATTTGCCCATGGCAGAGTTATGGATGGGTGCCCACCCCAAGAGCAGTTCCTGCCTGGCTGATGAACAAGGACAACAACACAACCTGCGAGATGTGATAGCCCAAGATTTAACCGGCCATTTAGGGGCGGCGGTAGCACAACGATTCGGGGAACTCCCTTTTCTCTTTAAAGTGCTGTGTGCAGCCCAACCACTTTCCATTCAAGTTCACCCCAGTAAAACAGCGTCCGAATTAGGGTTTTCTCGTGAGAACGCGGCGGGTATTCCTTTAGATGCGGCAGAAAGAAATTATAAAGATGCCAACCATAAACCAGAGTTGGTATTTGCGCTGACGCCGTTTCTGGCTATCAACGGCTTTAGAGATTTGTCTGAAATTGCCACCCTGCTACAGCCAGTCGCCAGTGCACACCCCGCCATCACGACCTTTTTGGACCAGCCGGACAACAAGAACTTGTCCATGTTGTTCGCCAGCCTGCTGAGTATGGACGGAGAGCAAAAAGAGAACGCGATTGACGTACTGAAGCGTGTATTAAAAAACCGTAACGATGGCCCTTGGGCGGCCATTCATTACATTATTCAGTTCTATCCAGATGATAGTGGTTTATTTTCACCACTATTGCTGAATGTGGTTACGTTGCAACCGGGTGAAGCAATGTTCTTATTCGCAGAAACACCTCATGCCTATTTGCAAGGCGTAGCATTAGAGGTGATGGCCAACTCCGATAATGTATTACGTGCCGGACTGACGCCCAAATATATTGATATTCCCGAATTACTGGCTAATGTGAAATTTGAACCCAAGCCCGCTGACAAATTACTTACGGTACCAATCAAACACGGTAATGAACTTGATTTCCCTGTTCCGGTCGATGATTTTGCCTTTTCTCTGCATTATCTTGCCGATGAGGCACACGCGTTGATTCAGGATAGCGCAGCGATTGTCTTCTGTATGGATGGAGAAGCGGTATTGGAAAAAGACCGCCAGCAGGTCGTACTTCAACCGGGTGAATCGTGTTTTATCCCGGCTTATGAATCTCCAGTTCAGGTTCGGGGACAAGGATGCATTGCACGCGTCTATAATAAATCATTAACTGCCTGA
- the add gene encoding adenosine deaminase, with product MIDPHIPLTDIHRHLDGNIRPQTILELGRQFNIDLPGNTLESLLPHVQVTDTEPNLLSFLQKLDCGVSVLGSLDACRRVAYENVEDALRAGLDYAELRFSPYYMAMNHQLPIEGVVEAIIDGIAAGCRDNNHDIMIRLIGIMSRTFGTQACQQELSALLAHKDHIIALDLAGDELGFPGELFTPHFNQARDAGWHITVHAGEAAGPESIWQAINQLGAERIGHGVAAIIDTSLMKYMAEYQIGIESCLTSNLQTSTVNSLAEHPLAHFLHHGIPATINTDDPAVQGIDIAHEYQIAAPLAGLSPEDIRQAQENGLNVAFITDQEKLQIRHRVQQRQA from the coding sequence ATGATTGATCCGCATATCCCTTTGACGGATATCCACCGCCATCTTGATGGCAACATCCGCCCACAAACTATTCTTGAACTGGGACGGCAATTCAATATTGACTTGCCGGGAAATACCCTGGAATCACTGCTCCCACATGTTCAGGTTACTGACACTGAACCCAATTTACTGAGTTTTCTGCAAAAGCTGGACTGTGGCGTATCCGTGCTGGGTTCGTTGGATGCCTGCCGACGAGTCGCTTACGAGAACGTTGAAGATGCGTTACGCGCCGGTCTGGATTACGCCGAATTACGCTTTTCCCCATATTACATGGCGATGAACCACCAATTACCAATTGAAGGTGTAGTTGAAGCGATCATTGATGGCATCGCTGCCGGCTGCCGCGATAATAATCATGACATCATGATCCGTTTAATTGGCATCATGAGCCGCACTTTTGGTACTCAGGCCTGTCAACAAGAGCTGAGTGCCCTGTTAGCACATAAGGACCATATTATTGCCCTCGATCTGGCGGGTGATGAACTGGGTTTCCCTGGCGAGTTGTTCACCCCCCATTTTAATCAGGCGCGAGATGCCGGTTGGCATATCACGGTACATGCTGGTGAAGCCGCTGGCCCAGAGAGCATCTGGCAAGCGATTAATCAGTTGGGCGCGGAACGTATTGGTCATGGCGTGGCGGCTATCATTGATACCTCACTGATGAAGTATATGGCTGAATATCAGATAGGCATTGAATCCTGTCTGACATCAAACCTGCAAACCAGTACCGTGAACTCGTTGGCAGAACATCCACTGGCGCATTTTCTGCATCACGGCATCCCGGCTACCATCAATACCGATGACCCCGCAGTTCAGGGGATTGATATTGCCCATGAATACCAGATTGCGGCACCACTGGCAGGCCTTTCACCAGAAGATATCCGCCAGGCGCAAGAAAATGGTCTCAACGTGGCGTTTATTACCGATCAGGAAAAACTGCAGATCCGTCATCGGGTTCAGCAGCGGCAGGCATAA
- a CDS encoding FAD/NAD(P)-binding oxidoreductase, whose product MASVQKACKRKTKMSISRRTLLKSGLGLGALGAAGLAYNEIRKIKTNAKIVITGGGAGGISISNMLLRYLDGASITIIEPRGFHWYQPGQTLFLAGSYTVPGDVVKSIEKYIDRRVTRKQDSVVEFLPDKNTVVTAGGESIHYDYLIVSTGLELRYDMIEGLDDRLIGKNGIASIYHSPEAGIASYQQAYRFISAPGQNQAIFTRPQGAIKCAGAPMKATNLVESFAQQSPKRDRINFQYFTSESFLFSVKSFDDKLKEIWNQRQITPHYEHVLSALEPEKKTVTFLLADGSKKTLDWDFIHIVPPMLPPEAVIQSDLSDQEQYHGYLEVDQYTLQHKRYPNVFGLGDCVGTPIGKTAASVKSQLPIVTSNLCALLSGEPLHAVWDGYTSCPMILDVGHAMLWEFNYLLEPVTALPFQVIDPLEESTLAWRMEETLLWPVYDIMLKGYTPI is encoded by the coding sequence ATGGCGTCGGTTCAGAAAGCCTGCAAGAGAAAGACAAAAATGTCCATTTCCAGAAGAACATTATTAAAATCCGGTCTGGGTCTTGGTGCGCTGGGCGCTGCCGGCCTCGCCTATAATGAGATTCGAAAAATCAAGACCAATGCAAAGATTGTCATTACAGGCGGAGGCGCCGGTGGTATTAGTATTTCGAACATGCTGTTGCGCTACCTTGATGGGGCAAGCATAACCATTATAGAACCCAGGGGCTTTCACTGGTATCAGCCCGGGCAGACACTTTTTCTTGCCGGATCATACACAGTGCCTGGTGATGTGGTCAAATCAATTGAAAAATACATTGACCGCAGAGTGACCCGTAAACAAGATTCAGTGGTGGAATTTCTTCCGGATAAAAATACTGTGGTTACTGCCGGAGGTGAATCAATACATTATGATTATCTGATTGTTTCCACGGGACTGGAGCTCCGGTACGATATGATAGAAGGCCTGGATGACCGCTTGATTGGAAAAAATGGGATTGCCAGTATTTATCACAGTCCGGAAGCAGGTATTGCCAGCTATCAACAAGCTTACAGGTTTATCAGTGCTCCCGGGCAGAACCAGGCAATATTCACCCGACCTCAGGGGGCGATAAAGTGTGCAGGGGCACCGATGAAAGCGACTAATCTGGTCGAGAGCTTTGCTCAGCAGTCACCAAAACGTGACCGCATAAACTTTCAGTATTTTACTTCGGAATCGTTCCTATTTTCCGTCAAATCTTTTGATGATAAGTTGAAAGAGATTTGGAATCAACGTCAGATAACACCCCATTATGAACATGTGTTAAGTGCACTTGAACCTGAGAAAAAAACGGTAACGTTCTTACTGGCTGATGGGTCAAAAAAGACGCTCGACTGGGACTTTATTCATATTGTTCCGCCAATGCTGCCCCCTGAAGCGGTTATTCAGTCAGATCTGTCGGATCAGGAACAGTACCACGGCTATCTGGAAGTAGATCAATATACTCTGCAACATAAACGCTATCCTAATGTCTTTGGTCTGGGTGACTGTGTTGGGACACCAATTGGTAAAACCGCAGCTTCGGTCAAGTCTCAGTTACCTATTGTGACCAGTAATCTCTGTGCATTACTCAGTGGTGAACCACTTCATGCTGTATGGGATGGCTATACATCCTGCCCCATGATTCTGGATGTCGGACATGCCATGTTGTGGGAATTTAATTATTTACTGGAACCGGTGACGGCGTTGCCCTTTCAGGTTATTGACCCATTAGAAGAAAGCACTTTGGCATGGCGGATGGAGGAAACCCTTCTCTGGCCGGTATATGACATTATGCTAAAGGGTTATACCCCGATTTAA
- a CDS encoding YdgA family protein has translation MTKKSLVAAGIIVALGAVWTGASWFTGKQIEKNVAKFTVDLNARLKEAYPNAGLAIVYQNYQRGIFSSHLTYVLQSDGSANGHQLLSASDKVIFNETISHGPFPLAQIKKFNLLPAMASVHSELASSDPLKPLFKLTKNKPFVTAETRVAYNGDTRSEIVLIPVDYQSEEQKFSFSGATVEADISHDLRAAHAVGTVSGLTIEKKNPWGQTETLSIQGLALNSDTHKGKFDINLGDGKITLKSIELQVQGGDPVTINNFVVSSHITEDQTNIAGQLALGIDSLVLRDQNLGSAKMNISYDRFDGLGVKQFAEDYQKKAEELMQVDLDPETYQQQIAMLVLQHLPQLLKGNPSIKISPVSWKNAKGESTFTLSLDLTDPLKTDTAPQAQLSDEEAIFRKSVKNLDAKLNVPIDMLTELMVQVAPKTSSDEEKKQLEAMARQQAQLMASLGQMSQVTVTQNNAITSSLQYSDGMVTFNNQKIPLAKFIAPFITQPEGNNIEEQTPNAQKKPVTQ, from the coding sequence GTGACAAAAAAATCATTAGTGGCCGCTGGGATTATTGTTGCGCTTGGTGCCGTCTGGACAGGAGCGTCCTGGTTCACAGGAAAGCAAATAGAAAAAAATGTCGCTAAATTTACCGTCGACCTCAATGCCCGGTTGAAAGAAGCTTACCCGAATGCCGGGTTAGCTATTGTTTATCAAAATTACCAGCGTGGCATATTCAGCAGCCACCTGACGTATGTGCTGCAATCTGACGGATCCGCTAATGGCCATCAACTCTTATCCGCCAGTGATAAAGTGATATTTAATGAAACTATTTCTCATGGTCCATTTCCACTGGCACAGATTAAAAAATTCAACCTGCTGCCAGCCATGGCATCAGTACACAGTGAACTGGCGAGCAGTGATCCCCTGAAACCGTTATTTAAATTAACCAAGAATAAGCCATTCGTCACCGCAGAAACCCGGGTTGCCTATAATGGAGATACCCGCTCCGAAATTGTGTTGATACCTGTCGATTACCAAAGTGAAGAACAGAAGTTTTCTTTCAGCGGCGCAACAGTAGAGGCCGATATCAGCCACGATTTACGAGCAGCTCACGCGGTAGGAACAGTCAGTGGACTGACGATTGAGAAGAAAAACCCGTGGGGACAGACAGAAACACTGAGTATTCAGGGATTGGCGCTAAACAGCGATACACACAAAGGCAAGTTTGATATCAATCTGGGTGATGGGAAAATTACGCTGAAGAGTATCGAGCTGCAAGTTCAAGGTGGCGATCCGGTCACTATCAACAATTTTGTAGTATCCAGCCATATAACAGAAGATCAAACCAATATAGCGGGTCAACTGGCATTGGGTATCGATTCCCTCGTTCTGCGTGATCAAAATCTGGGGTCAGCCAAGATGAACATCAGCTACGACAGATTTGACGGATTGGGTGTGAAACAATTCGCTGAAGATTACCAGAAAAAAGCCGAAGAGCTGATGCAGGTCGACCTGGATCCTGAAACATATCAGCAGCAGATTGCCATGTTGGTACTTCAGCACCTCCCTCAGTTGCTTAAGGGCAATCCCAGCATAAAAATTTCACCTGTCAGTTGGAAAAACGCCAAAGGGGAAAGTACATTTACCCTATCTCTGGATCTGACCGATCCTTTGAAAACAGACACTGCCCCCCAAGCTCAACTATCTGATGAAGAAGCCATTTTCCGTAAATCAGTTAAAAATCTGGATGCGAAATTAAATGTGCCCATAGATATGCTGACAGAATTAATGGTTCAGGTTGCGCCAAAAACGTCAAGTGATGAAGAAAAGAAACAGCTCGAAGCCATGGCCCGCCAGCAAGCGCAACTCATGGCCAGTCTGGGTCAGATGAGCCAGGTAACCGTAACCCAAAACAACGCCATTACCAGCTCACTGCAATACAGTGATGGTATGGTAACCTTTAATAATCAAAAGATCCCGCTGGCTAAATTTATTGCCCCATTCATCACGCAGCCGGAGGGAAATAACATAGAAGAACAGACGCCCAACGCTCAGAAAAAACCCGTAACACAATAA
- a CDS encoding F0F1 ATP synthase subunit gamma codes for MSNTTVSLHHKIGTATDLESVVRTMKAMAASSISQYENAVRSLDDYNRTIQLGLLACCQQQHPAVTGQLKRESEGAIGAVIFGSDQGLVGQFNDLLVAFATETLGKLPGRKIVWAVGERIKARLTNSEISVGANFQLPNSIGAITSLVGHILLEMESWRTRGEIGPVYLFHNRSISGAISEPICQRLLPLDDEWYREMASRHWPSNNLPEVMPDIARTMFAFVREYFFVSLFRACAESLASENICRLTAMQRAEKNISEILETLSSDFYRLRQSAIDEELFDVVSGFGAYDR; via the coding sequence TTGAGTAATACCACCGTCAGCCTGCATCACAAGATTGGTACTGCAACTGATCTTGAATCTGTGGTACGCACAATGAAAGCCATGGCGGCGTCGAGTATCAGCCAGTATGAGAATGCCGTACGCTCGTTGGATGACTATAATCGAACAATACAACTCGGCCTTCTTGCTTGTTGTCAGCAGCAGCATCCTGCTGTTACCGGTCAGTTAAAACGCGAAAGTGAAGGTGCCATCGGCGCGGTGATTTTCGGTTCAGATCAGGGGCTGGTTGGTCAGTTCAATGATCTTCTTGTTGCGTTTGCTACCGAGACGCTGGGGAAATTGCCTGGACGGAAAATAGTCTGGGCCGTTGGGGAACGAATCAAGGCTCGTCTGACCAACAGCGAGATCAGCGTTGGAGCCAACTTTCAGTTACCTAATTCGATCGGTGCGATCACCTCACTGGTCGGACATATTTTGCTTGAAATGGAAAGTTGGCGAACACGGGGAGAAATTGGCCCTGTTTACCTGTTTCACAATCGCTCTATTTCAGGGGCTATCAGTGAACCGATATGTCAGCGTTTATTGCCACTGGATGACGAATGGTACCGTGAGATGGCCAGTCGACATTGGCCCTCCAACAACCTGCCAGAGGTGATGCCGGATATTGCACGGACCATGTTTGCATTCGTGCGAGAGTATTTTTTTGTTTCTTTATTCCGTGCGTGTGCCGAATCACTGGCCAGTGAAAATATCTGTCGTTTGACTGCAATGCAACGTGCAGAAAAAAATATTAGTGAGATTTTAGAAACGCTGAGCAGTGATTTTTACCGATTGCGTCAGAGTGCTATCGACGAAGAGTTGTTCGATGTTGTTTCTGGTTTTGGGGCTTATGACCGGTGA
- a CDS encoding alternate F1F0 ATPase, F1 subunit alpha, translating to MSAKPLRDILDQTFSSIDTACEAFAPQLKPHEFGRISSIAAGIAKVSGLPGVGFEEVLNFPGGIEGIAFNVDEDEIGVVLLGNYWLLQAGDLVERGGHVVDVPVGERLLGRVIDPTGRPLDGLEPLLGGARLPVERPATPIMDRAPVTVPLQTGIKVIDALIPVGRGQRELILGDRQTGKTAIALDSILNQHDKNVLCVYCAIGQRASGVSKVIATLREKGALAYTVVVVTEGNDPPGLAYIAPYAATSIAEYFMDKGRDVLVVYDDLTHHARAYRELSLLLRRPPGREAFPGDIFYIHSRLLERATHLSPDLGGGSLTALPIIETEAQDISAYIPTNLISITDGQIYLSPVLFELGVLPAVDVGKSVSRVGGKAQRVAYRMVAGDLKLSYAQFEELESFSRFGARLDESTRRQLEHGLRIRACLKQQELSPLPVPVQITVLLALTAGLFDRVPLARMVDAELAVYAAAADMSDELAAQLETADTLSETDKALITQLAEQALSAFLPELAIKGGS from the coding sequence ATGAGCGCTAAGCCACTAAGGGATATCCTGGATCAGACATTCTCCAGTATAGACACGGCGTGTGAAGCGTTTGCTCCACAGCTGAAACCCCATGAATTTGGGCGAATTTCTAGCATTGCGGCCGGTATTGCCAAGGTATCCGGCCTGCCAGGTGTGGGTTTTGAGGAAGTTCTTAATTTTCCTGGTGGTATTGAGGGTATTGCCTTCAATGTCGACGAAGACGAAATTGGCGTTGTCCTGCTTGGCAATTACTGGTTATTGCAGGCCGGCGATCTCGTCGAACGTGGCGGTCATGTGGTTGATGTTCCTGTCGGTGAGCGGTTGCTTGGTCGGGTCATTGATCCAACGGGAAGACCGCTCGATGGGTTAGAGCCGCTGTTGGGCGGTGCTCGCTTGCCGGTTGAACGACCGGCGACGCCGATCATGGATCGAGCCCCGGTAACTGTACCGTTGCAGACGGGTATCAAGGTTATCGATGCGCTGATCCCGGTTGGTCGTGGTCAACGTGAGCTGATCCTCGGAGATCGGCAGACCGGCAAGACAGCCATTGCGCTTGATAGCATCCTTAATCAACATGATAAGAACGTCCTCTGTGTTTACTGTGCCATCGGTCAGCGTGCTTCCGGCGTGTCAAAAGTCATCGCTACGCTACGTGAAAAGGGCGCATTGGCCTATACCGTCGTGGTGGTCACGGAAGGCAATGACCCACCGGGGTTAGCCTATATCGCGCCCTATGCGGCGACCAGCATAGCTGAATACTTCATGGATAAGGGGCGGGATGTGCTGGTGGTTTATGATGACTTGACTCACCATGCTCGCGCTTATCGTGAACTATCCTTGTTACTACGTCGACCACCAGGTCGTGAAGCCTTTCCCGGCGACATTTTTTATATTCACTCGCGGTTGCTGGAGCGTGCTACCCATTTGAGTCCAGATTTAGGGGGAGGGTCGCTGACTGCCTTGCCGATCATTGAAACAGAGGCTCAGGATATATCGGCTTACATTCCGACCAATCTGATCTCAATTACTGATGGGCAAATTTACTTGTCACCCGTACTTTTCGAACTCGGTGTGTTGCCGGCGGTTGATGTTGGTAAATCAGTATCACGTGTCGGTGGTAAGGCGCAACGCGTTGCTTATCGGATGGTCGCGGGTGATTTGAAATTGTCTTATGCCCAGTTCGAGGAACTTGAAAGTTTTTCCCGTTTTGGTGCCCGCCTTGATGAATCAACTCGCCGACAGCTAGAGCATGGGTTGCGTATACGAGCCTGTCTTAAGCAGCAGGAATTGTCGCCATTGCCGGTACCCGTACAAATTACTGTTTTATTGGCATTGACTGCCGGGTTGTTTGACCGGGTGCCGCTAGCTAGAATGGTTGACGCCGAGCTGGCCGTTTATGCCGCAGCTGCCGATATGTCGGACGAATTAGCGGCACAATTAGAGACGGCCGATACACTGAGTGAGACGGACAAGGCATTGATAACGCAACTTGCGGAGCAGGCGCTGAGCGCCTTCTTGCCAGAACTGGCTATCAAGGGGGGATCTTGA
- the fumC gene encoding class II fumarate hydratase, with product MAATRIENDSMGSIKVPSERLWGAQTQRSLEHFRISEEKMPQALLYALAQTKRSAAKVNVDLGLLPEARGKAIIQATDEVLAGDHAGEFPLAVWQTGSGTQTNMNMNEVLANRASELLGGERGNRRLVHPNDDVNKSQSSNDVFPTAMHVAAVIALTEHLLPALRTLQQTLATKVGQFSNIVKIGRTHLQDATPLTLGQEISGWVAMLQHSHRHIENSIPHLCELALGGTAVGTGLNTHPEYATRVAAELAELTGHPFVTAPNKFEALSSCDALVHGHGALKGLAASLMKIANDVRWLSSGPRCGIGELRIPENEPGSSIMPGKVNPTQCEAMTMLCCQVMGNDVAVNMGGAAGNFELNVFRPMIIHNFLQSVRLLADGMNSFNVHCAVGIEPNSDRITQLLNDSLMLVTALNTHIGYDKAAEIAKKAHKEGLTLKASALQLGYLTDEQFEQWVRPEDMVGSLKLKS from the coding sequence ATGGCAGCTACACGTATTGAGAACGATTCTATGGGATCAATAAAAGTGCCTTCTGAACGACTATGGGGTGCGCAGACACAGCGATCTTTAGAACATTTCCGTATTTCCGAAGAAAAAATGCCACAAGCATTGCTGTATGCACTGGCTCAAACCAAGCGATCGGCGGCGAAAGTCAATGTCGACCTGGGACTACTACCGGAGGCGCGTGGGAAGGCCATCATTCAGGCCACTGATGAAGTGCTGGCAGGAGACCATGCTGGTGAATTTCCTTTGGCCGTCTGGCAGACCGGTTCAGGGACCCAGACCAACATGAATATGAATGAAGTCCTGGCTAACCGGGCTAGCGAATTACTGGGTGGCGAACGAGGCAATAGACGGTTGGTGCATCCAAATGATGACGTCAACAAGAGCCAGAGTTCCAATGATGTCTTCCCTACGGCGATGCATGTGGCGGCGGTTATTGCGCTAACTGAACATTTGCTCCCGGCATTACGAACATTACAACAGACGCTGGCCACCAAAGTCGGCCAGTTTAGCAACATTGTGAAAATTGGTCGTACGCATTTACAGGATGCCACTCCGTTAACCCTGGGGCAGGAGATTTCTGGCTGGGTCGCCATGCTGCAACATAGTCACCGGCATATTGAGAATAGTATTCCCCATTTGTGTGAGTTGGCTCTGGGAGGAACGGCTGTGGGAACCGGACTGAATACCCATCCGGAATATGCCACTCGAGTGGCAGCCGAATTGGCCGAACTGACAGGGCATCCTTTTGTGACTGCACCGAATAAATTCGAAGCTCTGTCAAGTTGCGATGCATTGGTTCATGGACATGGCGCACTGAAAGGATTGGCTGCCTCGCTGATGAAAATTGCCAATGATGTACGCTGGCTATCTTCTGGCCCCCGTTGCGGTATTGGTGAATTACGCATTCCGGAAAATGAACCTGGAAGCTCGATTATGCCTGGCAAAGTCAACCCCACGCAGTGCGAAGCCATGACGATGCTTTGTTGTCAGGTCATGGGGAACGATGTTGCCGTTAATATGGGGGGCGCAGCCGGTAATTTTGAACTCAATGTCTTCCGGCCAATGATTATTCATAATTTTCTGCAATCAGTGCGTTTGCTGGCCGATGGGATGAACAGCTTTAATGTGCATTGTGCGGTGGGTATCGAGCCGAATAGCGACAGAATTACGCAGTTACTGAATGATTCACTGATGCTGGTTACGGCGTTAAATACGCATATTGGCTACGATAAAGCCGCAGAAATTGCGAAAAAAGCCCATAAAGAGGGGCTGACATTAAAGGCTTCTGCACTACAGCTAGGGTATCTGACCGATGAACAGTTTGAACAATGGGTTCGTCCCGAAGATATGGTCGGTAGCCTGAAATTGAAATCATAG